In Rutidosis leptorrhynchoides isolate AG116_Rl617_1_P2 chromosome 2, CSIRO_AGI_Rlap_v1, whole genome shotgun sequence, one genomic interval encodes:
- the LOC139894531 gene encoding cryptochrome-1-like, with protein sequence MTGGCSIVWFRRDLRIEDNPALAAGVRSGKVIAVFIWAPEEEGHYYPGRVSRWWLKQSLSLLDSSLKNLGTSLITKRSSDSVLSLLDVIKSTGATQLFFNHLYDPLSLVRDHRAKEILTENGIVVRSFNADLLYEPWEVVDDEGRPFIRFTSFWDRCLRMPYDPEPPQLPPKRIISGDLSRCPSDTLVFENDSERGSNALLARAWSPGWSNADKALATFINGPLLDYSTNRRKADSATTSFLSPHLHFGEVSVRKVFHQARMKQILWANEGNKAGEESVNLFLKSIGLREYSRYMSFNHPYSHERPLLGHLKFFPWVIDENYFKAWRQGRTGYPLVDAGMRELWATGWLHDRIRVVVSSFFVKVLQLPWRWGMKYFWDTLLDADLESDALGWQYISGTLPDSREFDRIDNPQIEGYSFDPNGEYVRRWLPELARLPTEWIHHPWDAPEYVLQAAGIELGSNYPLPIVKIDAAKARLQEALTQMWQHEAASRAVVENGMEEGLGDSSEDTLIAFPQDMQMEMDHDTVRNRTTTTTIRHYEDQMVPSMTTSLLREVEEEEEEESSSDRRDVEMDSRAEVPSDVMNQEPARNVEINTQSLLPQFNIQIALRNNQDAPAESSSGATTSRRERDGGVVPVWSPATSSSYSEPFVGDENSYLQRHQQINWRQLSQTG encoded by the exons ATGACAGGTGGGTGTAGTATAGTATGGTTTAGGAGAGATCTGAGGATAGAAGATAACCCTGCTTTAGCTGCTGGTGTAAGATCAGGTAAAGTGATAGCAGTATTCATATGGGCACCTGAAGAAGAAGGTCATTATTACCCTGGAAGGGTATCAAGATGGTGGCTTAAACAAAGTTTATCATTACTTGATTCATCTTTAAAAAATCTTGGAACATCACTTATCACAAAGAGATCTTCTGATAGTGTTTTGTCTCTTCTTGATGTTATTAAATCCACTGGTGCTACTCAGCTTTTTTTTAATCACTTATATG ATCCTTTATCTCTAGTCAGGGATCACCGAGCCAAGGAGATTTTAACTGAAAATGGGATAGTTGTACGCTCGTTCAATGCAGACTTGTTGTATGAACCATGGGAAGTTGTTGATGATGAAGGTCGACCGTTCATTAGGTTTACATCATTTTGGGATCGGTGTCTTCGAATGCCATATGACCCCGAGCCTCCACAACTGCCACCTAAAAGAATAATCTCAG GTGACCTGTCTAGATGCCCTTCGGACACTTTAGTTTTTGAAAATGATTCAGAAAGAGGAAGCAATGCACTTCTAGCTCGAGCATGGTCACCGGGGTGGAGCAATGCTGACAAGGCACTAGCTACTTTCATCAACGGGCCATTATTAGACTACTCTACCAACCGTCGAAAAGCGGATAGCGCCACTACATCTTTTCTTTCTCCACATTTACATTTCGGTGAAGTTAGTGTTCGAAAGGTCTTTCATCAAGCCCGAATGAAACAAATCTTATGGGCCAATGAAGGGAACAAAGCTGGTGAAGAAAGCGTTAATTTGTTCCTTAAATCAATCGGGCTTCGTGAATACTCAAGATACATGAGCTTCAACCATCCGTATAGTCACGAAAGGCCTCTTTTGGGACACTTGAAGTTTTTCCCTTGGGTAATTGATGAAAACTATTTTAAGGCATGGCGACAAGGTAGAACGGGTTACCCGTTGGTTGATGCGGGTATGAGAGAGTTGTGGGCCACGGGCTGGTTGCATGATAGGATACGGGTTGTCGTTTCGAGTTTCTTTGTAAAGGTTTTGCAGTTACCTTGGAGATGGGGTATGAAGTATTTTTGGGATACGTTGCTCGATGCCGATCTTGAGAGTGATGCTCTCGGTTGGCAGTATATATCGGGTACTTTACCTGATAGTCGCGAGTTTGATCGCATTGATAATCCTCAG ATTGAGGGCTATAGTTTTGATCCGAACGGAGAATACGTAAGAAGATGGCTTCCAGAACTTGCTAGACTACCAACTGAATGGATACATCACCCATGGGATGCACCTGAATACGTGCTTCAAGCTGCTGGAATCGAACTGGGTTCAAATTACCCTCTCCCAATTGTTAAAATCGATGCTGCAAAAGCTCGATTACAAGAAGCCTTAACACAAATGTGGCAACACGAAGCTGCTTCTCGAGCCGTTGTTGAAAATGGGATGGAAGAAGGGCTCGGTGACTCATCGGAAGATACTCTGATCGCTTTTCCTCAAGATATGCAGATGGAAATGGATCACGATACCGTTAGGAATCGTACAACCACCACCACAATCCGCCATTATGAAGATCAAATGGTTCCTAGTATGACCACATCGTTGCTACgagaagttgaagaagaagaagaagaagaatcgtCTTCGGATCGAAGAGACGTTGAAATGGATAGCCGAGCAGAAGTTCCTAGTGATGTTATGAATCAGGAACCAGCAAGAAATGTTGAAATTAATACTCAATCATTGTTGCCACAGTTTAATATTCAGATAGCTTTAAGAAACAATCAAGATGCTCCGGCGGAATCTTCTAGCGGTGCAACGACATCTAGGCGGGAACGAGATGGTGGTGTGGTCCCCGTGTGGTCGCCTGCAACTTCTTCTAGTTATTCGGAGCCGTTTGTTGGTGATGAGAATTCGTATTTGCAACGGCATCAACAGATCAACTGGAGGCAGCTTTCTCAAACCGG GTAA
- the LOC139889514 gene encoding nodulin-26-like, with amino-acid sequence MTPRKDVSNVVALPSYCQKIIAELVGTYILIFIGCGAALVDRDRSLTILGIAIVWGFCLIALIYTLGHVSGAHLNPAVSIAFTLNKKLPLIYLPMYVASQILGSTLACLTLKVLFNHQDDTLPTVTRYSTPTTDQEAFLWEFIITFILMFIINGAATDDRSNKELAGVAIGVTLAFNVLIAGPITGASMNPARSIGPAVVANEFKNIWIYIIAPILGAVSATLIYSLLRQPKQEHQDIEVESVKSIIYNNMYSHSIA; translated from the exons ATGACACCTAGAAAAGATGTCAGTAATGTTGTTGCTCTTCCGTCATATTGTCAAAAG ATTATCGCAGAGCTTGTAGGTACGTATATCTTGATTTTCATAGGGTGTGGCGCTGCACTGGTAGATAGAGATCGATCCTTAACGATCTTGGGGATTGCAATTGTGTGGGGTTTTTGTCTGATCGCTCTTATTTATACACTTGGACATGTTTCTGGTGCCCATTTAAACCCTGCCGTTTCTATTGCTTTTACTCTTAACAAGAAATTGCCTCTGATATAC TTGCCAATGTATGTGGCGTCTCAAATATTGGGTTCTACACTTGCATGCCTCACTTTGAAAGTTTTGTTCAACCATCAAGATGATACACTGCCAACTGTAACTAGGTATTCGACTCCAACAACTGATCAAGAAGCTTTCTTATGGGAATTCATCATCACTTTCATCTTGATGTTCATCATTAATGGTGCTGCAACCGATGATAGATCA AACAAGGAGCTTGCAGGAGTCGCAATTGGAGTGACACTCGCGTTCAATGTGCTAATAGCAGG GCCAATTACAGGGGCTTCTATGAACCCTGCAAGGAGCATAGGTCCTGCGGTTGTGGCTAATGAATTCAaaaatatatggatttatataattGCGCCTATTCTTGGAGCTGTATCCGCGACTCTTATTTACAGTCTTCTCCGGCAACCAAAGCAAGAGCACCAAGATATTGAAGTTGAGAGTGTCAAAAGCATCATTTATAACAATATGTACTCACACTCAATAGCATAA
- the LOC139894532 gene encoding anaphase-promoting complex subunit 2: MTPDALSSVYNMDNFDALSQASISEILESWNSFCFITETLVNGGGDADVNITSLYSKFESHVCSLCKYGLQSLVEQHFLSSLQEILEKHSVPKFWNNFNGYSNVPDHEMNDEDMLEDEVEVLLCKALKEISMEKQYQEKCLLMLINVLQLCQNSNNNNNTLIEVQLMDIEKVLFSKYRLIVSSVLMTTLPRQFTEVLHRYFKEKLEELSAIMAGDYEVDNETQNENGMELDGSYDQKKNMENKLVRNIGIVVHNLRSLGFTSMTEDAYASAIFLLLKAKVHDLAGDDYRCSVLESIKGWIQAVPLKFLHALLDYLGDSVGFFIPSSTKSPLASSPSSCYSGAGKPSERIVRWQLGLEYFAYETLQDLRIAKLFEIIVDYPDSAPAIEDLKQCLEYTGQHSKLVDSFISALRYRLLTAGASTNDILHQYVSTIKALRTIDPAGVFLEAVGEPIREYLRGRKDTIKCIVTMLTDGTGGNNNGPGNGDSLLEELNRDEENQESNSLDDDINTDDKQAWIDIQRWEPDPVEADPGKGSRYRRKVDVLGMIVGIIGSKDQLINEYRVMLAEKLLNKTDYDIDTEIRTLELLKIHFGESSMQKCEIMLTDLIDSKRTNTNIKTTINQLSRTGADAWDHEIPFDIIDATIISSNFWPPIQEEDVNIPEPVDQLLSDYAKRFHEIKTPRKLLWKKNLGTVKLELEFKDRTLQFIVTPVHASIIMQFQDQTRWTSKDLAVAIGIPVDTLQRRINFWISKGIVTESLGADSNETLYTLVDAMVDGGKTVTNSDDLVADDDAERLVASAEDQLRKEMTVYEKFIMGMLTNFGSMTLDRIQNAVKMFCVTDPVYDKSLQQLQSYLFSLVAEEKLEFRDGMYFLKK, from the exons ATGACACCTGACGCATTATCATCAGTATACAATATGGATAATTTCGATGCACTCTCACAAGCTTCAATCTCTGAGATATTAGAAAGCTGGAACAGTTTCTGTTTCATAACAGAAACCCTCGTTAAtggtggtggtgatgctgatgtcaATATAACGTCATTATATTCAAAGTTTGAATCGCATGTTTGTAGTCTATGCAAGTACGGTCTTCAATCTCTAGTTGAACAACACTTCCTTTCATCACTCCAA GAGATATTAGAGAAGCACAGTGTACCAAAGTTTTGGAATAATTTCAATGGTTACAGCAATGTACCAGACCATGAGATGAATGATGAAGAT ATGCTAGAGGATGAGGTTGAAGTGCTATTGTGTAAAGCGTTGAAAGAAATATCGATGGAAAAACAGTATCAAGAGAAGTGTTTATTGATGTTGATCAATGTTTTACAGCTATgccaaaatagtaataataataataatacattaatcgAAGTACAATTGATGGATATCGAGAAAGTCTTGTTTTCTAAATATCGTTTAATTGTTTCATCGGTTCTTATGACCACTCTGCCACGGCAATTTACTG AGGTACTGCATCGATACTTTAAAGAAAAATTAGAGGAGTTGAGTGCAATTATGGCTGGGGATTATGAAGTTGATAATGAAACACAAAACGAAAATGGCATGGAGTTAGATGGAAGCTATGATCAGAAGAAAAATATGGAGAATAAGCTAGTGAGGAATATTGGGATCGTTGTTCACAATCTCAGAAGTCTTGGATTTACATCTATGACCGAAGATGCATATGCTTCTGCAATTTTTTTGCTTTTGAAG GCTAAAGTTCATGATCTAGCTGGCGATGATTACAGGTGTTCTGTTTTGGAGTCTATTAAGGGATGGATACAG GCGGTGCCTCTTAAGTTTTTGCACGCACTTCTTGATTATCTTGGTGATTCAGTCGGATTTTTTATCCCTTCTAGTACAAAATCACCTCTAGCATCAAGCCCATCATCATGCTATTCTGGTGCTGGTAAACCATCTGAAAGAATCGTTAGATGGCAGTTGGGTTTGGAGTATTTTGCTTATGAAACTTTGCAAGATTTAAGAATCGCTAAACTTTTCGAGATCATTGTCGACTATCCTGACAG TGCACCTGCTATTGAGGACTTGAAACAATGCCTTGAGTACACCGGACAACACTCGAAACTAGTGGATTCGTTCATCTCTGCATTACGATACCGGCTGTTAACAGCGGGTGCTTCAACGAATGATATATTGCACCAATATGTTTCAACTATAAAAGCACTTCGAACAATAGACCCAGCTGGAGTTTTTCTAGAAGCAGTCGGTGAACCAATTAGGGAATACCTTAGAGGAAGAAAAGATACCATTAAATGTATTGTGACTATGCTTACCGATGGCACTGGCGGAAATAATAACGGCCCTGGAAATGGAGATAGTCTCCTTGAAGAATTAAACAGAGATGAAGAAAATCAAGAAAGTAATAGTCTTGATGACGATATTAATACTGATGATAAACAAGCATGGATTGATATCCAACG CTGGGAACCCGACCCCGTTGAAGCTGATCCCGGTAAGGGGAGTCGATATCGAAGGAAAGTAGATGTACTAGGGATGATTGTTGGTATAATCGGTTCAAAAGATCAATTGATTAACGAATATCGTGTTATGTTGGCTGAAAAGCTTTTGAACAAAACTGATTATGACATCGATACGGAAATACGCACGTTAGAGCTTCTCAAG ATACATTTTGGTGAAAGTAGCATGCAGAAATGTGAGATCATGCTGACTGATCTGATTGATTCTAAACGGACAAACACAAATATAAAAACTACCATCAATCAGTTATCTCGAACAG GTGCTGACGCTTGGGACCATGAAATTCCGTTTGATATTATTGATGCTACAATCATATCTTCAAATTTCTGGCCACCTATACAG GAAGAGGATGTCAATATACCCGAGCCTGTTGACCAGCTTTTAAGCGATTATGCCAAGAGATTTCATGAAATTAAAACTCCTCGCAAGCTACTATGGAAGAAAAACCTTGGTACAGTGAAG TTAGAATTGGAATTTAAAGATAGAACTCTGCAGTTCATAGTCACTCCTGTACATGCTTCAATCATTATGCAATTTCAGGATCAAACAAG GTGGACTTCTAAGGATCTTGCAGTTGCCATTGGGATTCCAGTAGACACACTTCAAAGGAGGATAAATTTTTGGATAAGCAAG GGGATTGTTACAGAGTCTTTGGGTGCTGACTCTAATGAAACCTTGTATACTCTGGTGGATGCCATGGTTGATGGTGGTAAGACTGTGACAAATAGTGATGATCTGGTAGCCGACGATGATGCTGAAAGATTAGTGGCATCAGCTGAGGATCAATTAAGAAAAGAAATGACCGTGTATGAG AAATTCATCATGGGGATGCTTACAAACTTTGGCAGCATGACGTTGGATCGAATTCAGAACGCTGTCAAG ATGTTTTGTGTGACGGATCCTGTATATGACAAGTCACTCCAACAACTGCAAAGCTACTTGTTCAGTCTAGTTGCAGAAGAGAAGTTGGAATTTAGAGACGGCATGTACTTCTTAAAGAAGTAA